One window of the Methanomassiliicoccaceae archaeon DOK genome contains the following:
- a CDS encoding MFS transporter: protein MLMGGAAVAPALPLIEQVFPGQDTLVSMIITIPSLAVAVVGFAMGALADRLGKVRVLATSLVVFTAAGAVGYLMEGGSDTQLYILLAFRFVVGIGIAGISSAVTALIAEYYTGMDRVRALSYQSAAMGVGVLILEYTGGVLAEFSWREPFLVYLIGVPILLMVLLTMREPQREDHGSMGRITPERKANKRLLTICYITIFVAMTMAFLLPTKMPTYLQTELAVSTSVTGLFLGVHGVTNACFSLMYRRFVQRISPFSIIAVGFLLLAIALLTLEVSESVASAVVMMIVAGAGLGMVCPAVSNTLAGETTASTSGKIMGGYSTCLNLGQFSISLISVPLFAAVGSSYPDLFGVMAVVAVVACIMFAFMSRRWPDKATA, encoded by the coding sequence ATGCTGATGGGAGGTGCCGCCGTCGCGCCCGCCCTGCCGCTCATCGAACAGGTGTTTCCCGGACAGGACACCCTGGTGTCCATGATCATCACCATACCCTCTCTGGCCGTGGCCGTAGTTGGCTTCGCCATGGGCGCCCTTGCCGACAGGCTGGGGAAGGTCAGGGTCCTGGCCACGTCGCTCGTGGTGTTCACAGCGGCCGGTGCCGTTGGATACCTCATGGAGGGCGGGAGCGACACCCAGCTGTACATCCTGCTCGCATTCAGGTTCGTCGTGGGAATCGGAATCGCCGGAATCTCCAGTGCCGTAACCGCACTCATCGCGGAGTACTACACGGGGATGGACAGGGTAAGGGCTCTGAGCTACCAGTCTGCCGCGATGGGCGTGGGGGTCCTGATCCTGGAGTACACCGGGGGTGTGCTCGCAGAGTTCTCCTGGAGGGAGCCGTTCCTCGTCTACCTCATCGGCGTCCCGATCCTGCTCATGGTGCTCCTCACGATGAGGGAGCCGCAGAGAGAGGACCACGGGTCCATGGGGAGGATCACCCCGGAGAGGAAGGCCAACAAGAGGCTCCTGACGATCTGCTACATCACCATATTCGTGGCCATGACGATGGCCTTCCTGCTCCCGACGAAGATGCCGACATACCTGCAGACGGAGCTGGCGGTGTCCACATCGGTCACGGGGCTCTTCCTGGGGGTCCATGGCGTCACCAACGCATGCTTCAGCCTGATGTACCGCAGGTTCGTCCAGAGGATCAGCCCGTTCTCCATCATCGCCGTGGGGTTCCTGCTCCTGGCGATCGCCCTGCTGACCCTGGAGGTGTCCGAGTCGGTGGCATCCGCGGTCGTCATGATGATCGTCGCGGGAGCCGGCCTCGGAATGGTGTGTCCCGCCGTGTCCAACACGCTTGCGGGGGAGACCACCGCCTCCACATCGGGTAAGATCATGGGAGGGTACAGCACCTGCCTGAACCTCGGACAGTTCTCCATATCCCTGATCAGCGTACCGCTGTTCGCGGCTGTGGGCAGCTCCTATCCGGACCTGTTCGGTGTAATGGCGGTCGTGGCCGTCGTCGCCTGCATCATGTTCGCCTTCATGTCCAGGAGGTGGCCTGACAAGGCCACGGCATGA
- a CDS encoding PHP domain-containing protein: MGKADTHLHTEYSGFNKLGVLKFPESTTMPERQVDRMRQLGMDVMAITDHDEIAGAFIAQKYAKANFNDIEVIVGEEVTTADGEVIGLFLTEKIPDMLPVEETIDIIRSQGGLAIAPHPFSMHAPGLQERILDLDIDGFETINGGHPDTYSNMFARLVMDRYPGRWSEMSGSDAHSVYTSGYNWTEFSGNSADDFRRAVLNKSTVAVGKPAPVFGQVQWSVDVVLGAQKLMYKSLLGKLKNVPHDHLIEKINSITDLKKATGIMAGLMYVMPPMSFIATVLSTSYLKKSASDMTPGIPDRLSAVDMIIRAVDGRGGPGAGDDDLLEMTEALEALQSHRRPMHGMGRL; encoded by the coding sequence ATGGGAAAAGCCGACACCCATCTGCACACCGAATACTCCGGCTTCAACAAACTAGGGGTGCTGAAGTTCCCCGAGTCCACGACGATGCCGGAGAGGCAGGTGGACAGGATGAGGCAGCTCGGCATGGATGTCATGGCCATCACCGACCATGACGAGATCGCTGGCGCATTCATCGCCCAGAAGTACGCCAAGGCCAACTTCAACGACATAGAGGTGATCGTCGGGGAGGAGGTCACCACCGCCGACGGCGAGGTGATCGGCCTCTTCCTGACCGAGAAGATTCCGGACATGCTGCCCGTGGAGGAGACCATCGACATAATCCGCTCCCAGGGCGGCCTGGCCATCGCCCCGCATCCGTTCAGCATGCACGCCCCGGGTCTGCAGGAGCGCATCCTGGACCTGGACATAGACGGCTTCGAGACCATCAACGGAGGCCATCCGGACACGTACTCGAACATGTTCGCCAGGCTCGTCATGGACAGATATCCCGGCAGATGGTCGGAGATGTCCGGGAGCGACGCGCACTCCGTGTACACATCCGGGTACAACTGGACCGAGTTCTCCGGCAACTCCGCCGATGACTTCAGGAGGGCGGTGCTGAACAAGTCCACCGTCGCCGTGGGGAAGCCGGCACCGGTCTTCGGACAGGTGCAGTGGAGCGTGGACGTGGTCCTGGGGGCCCAGAAGCTCATGTACAAATCGCTGCTGGGGAAGCTCAAGAATGTCCCACACGACCACCTCATCGAGAAGATCAACAGCATCACTGACCTGAAGAAGGCCACCGGGATCATGGCTGGCCTCATGTACGTCATGCCGCCGATGTCGTTCATCGCCACGGTTCTGAGCACTTCCTATCTGAAGAAGAGCGCGAGCGACATGACTCCCGGGATTCCCGACCGCCTCTCCGCGGTGGACATGATCATCAGGGCGGTCGACGGCCGCGGAGGCCCTGGCGCAGGGGATGATGACCTCCTCGAGATGACCGAGGCCCTCGAGGCGCTGCAGTCCCACAGGAGACCGATGCATGGAATGGGACGCCTATAA
- a CDS encoding cation diffusion facilitator family transporter yields MASAADENFEFQKIIVVLGFTLLIIKYIAYFLTGSVAIFTDATESIVNVVAACIGIYALYLSAQPADRTHPFGHGKIEIISSAIEGTMIMVAGGIIILESVNSFFNPGEISDLDIGLVLVALAAAANYAVGRVAIRKGRKNRSPALEASGKHLCSDTYSSIGILIGLFVVYIAEGMGYDARWLDSSIAVVFGFIILYTGFGVIKRSADETMDRADDDLIAEVSSMINEYRHDDWIDVYNLRLIKYGPKIYVDMKVVFPRNMTVAQEYVEKQEIDEAVMAKYGDSVETSINCVPCSEFHCRHCARNCIDRAEPFETPLEWTPARLCCDRPHSPTNRVIIHEGR; encoded by the coding sequence ATGGCAAGCGCGGCTGACGAGAACTTCGAGTTCCAGAAGATCATCGTTGTCCTAGGGTTCACCCTTCTGATCATCAAGTACATAGCGTACTTCCTGACGGGATCCGTAGCCATCTTCACCGACGCCACGGAGTCCATCGTAAACGTTGTCGCCGCATGCATAGGGATCTACGCCCTGTACCTCTCAGCGCAGCCCGCCGACAGGACACACCCCTTCGGCCACGGCAAGATCGAGATCATCTCCTCGGCGATCGAGGGGACGATGATCATGGTCGCGGGCGGTATCATCATCCTCGAGTCCGTCAACTCGTTCTTCAACCCCGGGGAGATATCCGACCTGGACATCGGTCTCGTGCTGGTGGCGCTGGCCGCAGCAGCAAACTACGCCGTGGGAAGGGTCGCCATCCGCAAGGGTAGGAAGAACCGCTCCCCGGCGCTGGAGGCCAGCGGGAAGCACCTCTGCTCGGACACATACTCCTCGATCGGTATCCTGATCGGTCTGTTCGTCGTGTACATAGCCGAGGGGATGGGATACGACGCACGCTGGCTTGACTCGTCGATCGCCGTGGTCTTCGGTTTCATCATCCTCTACACGGGGTTCGGCGTCATCAAGAGGTCTGCGGATGAGACCATGGACCGCGCCGACGATGATCTCATCGCCGAGGTGTCCTCCATGATCAACGAGTACAGGCACGACGACTGGATCGACGTGTACAACCTCCGTCTGATCAAGTACGGGCCGAAGATCTACGTCGACATGAAGGTCGTCTTCCCCAGGAACATGACAGTCGCACAGGAGTACGTGGAGAAGCAGGAGATCGACGAGGCTGTGATGGCCAAGTACGGGGATTCGGTGGAGACATCCATCAACTGCGTCCCGTGCAGCGAGTTCCACTGCCGTCACTGCGCCAGGAACTGTATCGATAGGGCGGAGCCTTTCGAGACTCCGTTGGAGTGGACGCCCGCGAGGCTGTGCTGCGACAGGCCGCATTCCCCCACCAACAGGGTCATCATCCACGAGGGACGTTAA
- a CDS encoding type II toxin-antitoxin system RelE/ParE family toxin: protein MRYTVDVGLQAKTDVYNIASYISKTLKNPDAALRHMDAFENAATSLAMMPERIRPSLRVGGNEIRFLPVMNYFLAFTIDGSSVKVIRVLYSRMDLSDPGLWEGLP from the coding sequence ATGAGATACACCGTGGATGTCGGTCTCCAGGCGAAGACTGACGTCTATAACATCGCATCTTACATCTCAAAGACTCTCAAGAATCCCGATGCCGCACTCAGACACATGGATGCCTTCGAAAACGCCGCCACCAGTTTGGCCATGATGCCAGAGCGTATCAGACCATCGCTGAGGGTCGGTGGAAACGAAATAAGATTCCTACCTGTCATGAACTACTTCTTGGCATTCACCATCGACGGCAGCTCCGTCAAGGTGATCAGAGTACTTTACTCCAGAATGGACCTCTCCGATCCCGGACTTTGGGAGGGACTCCCCTGA
- a CDS encoding MFS transporter: MDRKLVLLACCLAGFITPLLSTMMNLSLVNIGEEFGAGSHMLAYVNTAFLLSSVVFMVPMAKFGDIHGKKRTFILGVVIIAVACLMAPFSPSFWFLIGCRVIMGLGSACIVTTSISMITDVYPHEHRGGAIGLQTMCVYIGLAAGPALGGVLNDLLGWHSLFLLIVPIAVASIVCMTRFKAEISPNRGGRFDGKGAVVYGIAIVLSMGGMINLPETWAYVMLVVGVVFLAVFVAVELRTPYHLLNVRLFKGRVFTGSCLATFMNYAASYSISYFLALYLQSIGGLTATQAGMLMLIQPAIQAVGTPYFGRMSDRLRDKRILPTAGLAISAVGIATILFYGIGTPLWLIVVTLVVVGFGFSLFSAPNTSIIMGSVEPHETGEASAMVAVMRQTGMMVSMGIAMLFISVIMGSADNLSPDTYDSFITVMRYSFGVCVMMCAVGAAVSMFRGKGSVAA, translated from the coding sequence ATGGATAGGAAACTGGTCCTGCTGGCGTGCTGTCTGGCGGGGTTCATCACGCCGCTGCTCAGCACCATGATGAACCTCTCTCTGGTGAACATAGGGGAGGAGTTCGGAGCGGGCTCGCACATGCTGGCCTATGTCAACACCGCCTTCCTCCTGTCCTCCGTCGTGTTCATGGTCCCGATGGCCAAGTTCGGGGACATCCATGGGAAGAAGAGGACTTTCATCCTCGGCGTGGTGATAATCGCTGTAGCCTGTCTGATGGCTCCCTTCTCGCCGTCGTTCTGGTTCCTCATCGGCTGCAGGGTCATCATGGGGCTCGGTTCCGCCTGCATCGTGACCACCAGCATATCGATGATAACCGACGTGTACCCGCACGAGCACAGGGGAGGCGCCATAGGGCTCCAGACGATGTGCGTCTACATCGGACTGGCCGCCGGTCCCGCGCTGGGGGGTGTGCTGAACGACCTCCTGGGATGGCACAGCCTGTTCCTGCTTATCGTCCCGATCGCGGTCGCGTCAATCGTCTGCATGACCAGGTTCAAGGCGGAGATCTCGCCCAACAGAGGGGGCAGGTTCGACGGCAAGGGCGCCGTCGTGTACGGCATAGCCATCGTCCTGAGCATGGGCGGAATGATCAACCTGCCCGAGACGTGGGCGTACGTCATGCTGGTCGTCGGCGTCGTCTTCCTGGCGGTGTTCGTCGCGGTGGAGCTGAGGACCCCGTACCATCTGCTGAACGTCAGGCTGTTCAAGGGCAGGGTGTTCACAGGCTCCTGCCTGGCGACGTTCATGAACTACGCCGCGTCCTACTCCATATCGTACTTCCTGGCGCTCTACCTGCAGAGCATCGGCGGCCTCACCGCCACGCAGGCGGGGATGCTCATGCTGATCCAGCCCGCCATCCAGGCGGTGGGGACCCCGTACTTCGGACGCATGTCCGACAGGCTCCGCGACAAGCGCATACTGCCGACGGCGGGGCTGGCAATATCGGCCGTCGGTATTGCCACAATCCTGTTCTACGGCATCGGCACCCCGCTGTGGCTGATAGTCGTCACGCTCGTGGTGGTCGGGTTCGGGTTCTCCCTGTTCTCGGCCCCCAACACGTCCATCATCATGGGCTCTGTGGAGCCCCACGAGACGGGGGAGGCCTCCGCGATGGTGGCCGTGATGAGGCAGACCGGGATGATGGTCAGCATGGGCATAGCGATGCTGTTCATCTCCGTCATAATGGGGTCAGCCGACAACCTGTCGCCGGACACCTACGACAGCTTCATCACCGTCATGAGGTACTCCTTCGGCGTCTGCGTCATGATGTGCGCGGTCGGCGCCGCGGTGTCCATGTTCAGGGGGAAGGGTTCAGTCGCGGCTTAA
- a CDS encoding type II toxin-antitoxin system prevent-host-death family antitoxin: MDTIIRPSSDLRNKYPEISDYCNSTGNAVYITRNGRDDTVVMSVRTFEDMERKLILSKIEEGLRSFERGEYQSAEEAFADIRKELFS; encoded by the coding sequence ATGGACACAATCATCAGGCCCAGCTCGGATCTGAGGAACAAGTACCCTGAGATTTCGGATTACTGCAACTCCACGGGAAACGCAGTCTACATCACACGCAATGGAAGGGATGATACTGTGGTCATGAGTGTCCGCACATTTGAAGACATGGAACGGAAGCTAATCCTCAGTAAAATCGAGGAAGGGCTCAGATCGTTCGAACGCGGAGAATACCAAAGTGCAGAAGAAGCATTCGCCGATATCAGAAAAGAGCTGTTCTCATGA
- a CDS encoding MFS transporter translates to MQREKGVFKPTKLTLVTILLSSMLILMGGAVVAPALNDIKQAFPGDDFLVSLIITLPSLAVAIVGYAVGLAADRFGKVKVLFIALAVFVIAGVVSYFLPSLESILVARFILGIGIAGITSTVTALIAEYYGGVQRVKVLSYQSAAMGIGVLILEFTGGTLAEISWRTPFLVYLIGIPILIMAILSMREPRMSDEDRAEIAEIVSHEKFRKANYRIVALCYVSIFFCMNLVFLLPTSIPIVLADLGASSSIVGLFLGFHGVANAVFSILYRRITVRIPPFRILGMGFLFMGIGFAVLILYPSVPLAIFTLIITGIGVGMIVPSLVNTLAGEVTGSNSGSIMGGYGTCLNFGQFAISLLSVPLLAMLSDSYYEVYCLMGVIAILYGVVISLWSVGHYRRAKAAAVAAQA, encoded by the coding sequence ATGCAGAGAGAAAAAGGTGTTTTCAAACCGACCAAGCTGACACTGGTCACCATCCTCCTGAGCTCTATGCTGATCCTCATGGGCGGAGCGGTTGTTGCCCCGGCCCTGAACGATATCAAGCAGGCTTTCCCGGGGGACGACTTCCTAGTATCGCTGATCATCACCCTCCCCTCGCTCGCAGTCGCCATCGTCGGATACGCCGTTGGCCTGGCCGCGGACAGGTTCGGGAAGGTCAAGGTCCTCTTCATCGCACTCGCGGTCTTCGTCATCGCGGGGGTCGTCAGTTACTTCCTGCCCAGTCTCGAGAGCATTCTTGTCGCCAGATTCATACTGGGAATCGGAATCGCCGGAATCACGAGCACCGTCACCGCACTCATCGCAGAGTACTACGGCGGCGTCCAGAGGGTCAAGGTCCTCAGCTACCAGTCCGCAGCCATGGGAATCGGTGTGCTCATCCTCGAGTTCACAGGCGGAACCCTGGCCGAGATATCCTGGAGGACCCCGTTCCTGGTCTACCTGATAGGCATCCCGATCCTCATCATGGCCATCCTGTCCATGAGGGAGCCCAGGATGTCCGACGAGGACAGGGCGGAGATTGCGGAGATAGTGTCCCACGAGAAGTTCAGGAAGGCCAACTACAGGATCGTGGCTCTGTGCTACGTCTCAATCTTCTTCTGCATGAACCTCGTGTTCCTGCTGCCCACAAGCATCCCGATCGTCCTCGCAGACCTCGGGGCGTCATCATCCATCGTCGGTCTGTTCCTCGGGTTCCACGGCGTGGCGAACGCCGTCTTCAGCATCCTGTACAGGAGGATCACGGTCCGTATCCCGCCGTTCAGGATCCTCGGCATGGGGTTCCTCTTCATGGGAATCGGCTTTGCTGTCCTGATCCTGTACCCCAGTGTGCCTCTGGCGATCTTCACGCTGATCATCACAGGCATCGGCGTGGGGATGATCGTTCCGTCGCTGGTCAACACGCTCGCAGGGGAGGTCACAGGTTCCAACTCCGGGTCTATCATGGGAGGCTACGGAACGTGTCTCAACTTCGGGCAGTTCGCGATCTCGCTGCTCAGCGTGCCCCTGCTAGCCATGCTCAGCGACTCGTACTACGAGGTCTACTGCCTGATGGGAGTCATCGCCATACTGTACGGTGTGGTCATCTCTCTGTGGAGCGTGGGACACTACCGCAGGGCTAAGGCTGCTGCCGTCGCAGCGCAGGCCTGA
- a CDS encoding MATE family efflux transporter: MADETEGTRTLLGNQRKGVIALAIPIGVALFFQQLNNIVDSLWVAGLGGSAMGALGIVYPIYTILIGIGNGLGIGVGAAIARNIGQKNHADANRSAAQGVVITAVVSLVLTPVLLLTAEQTMVLMGAGDTLGDCLEYAYPIYLSSFFVILSGVMSGMLRGEGAAKRSMAIQVVGALVNIVLDPVLIYGLDMGVAGAAWATVIAFVVSCAMASFWYLRSREMYITIRRSDYRPDARVCRGILSVGGPEALELSIMYLFNIFLNYMVIECGGTDMVGLYSTGWRVANFILIIAQSMGGAMVAVCAAEYGMRRFDMIWDAFRFSVGRSVVWTIVLSVVLALGSGLLASVFTVSDDLAYLHDETARMFLFFALFLPVMSLVYTGSSLMQSIDKASGAMVNSLARNVIMSLAFLAATVTFGTLTSLWWAMALSEILGGVMMGAHAWLVLRRTEAREGGAPSP; the protein is encoded by the coding sequence ATGGCCGACGAGACCGAGGGGACGAGGACGCTTCTGGGGAACCAGAGGAAGGGTGTGATTGCCCTGGCGATACCGATAGGCGTCGCATTGTTCTTCCAGCAGCTGAACAACATCGTCGACAGCCTGTGGGTCGCTGGTCTCGGCGGCTCCGCCATGGGCGCTCTGGGTATCGTATACCCGATCTACACGATCCTCATCGGAATAGGTAACGGTCTAGGCATAGGTGTCGGTGCCGCAATAGCCAGGAACATCGGCCAGAAGAACCACGCCGATGCCAACCGGTCGGCGGCCCAGGGCGTGGTGATCACAGCCGTCGTCAGCCTTGTGTTGACGCCTGTGCTTCTGCTGACCGCGGAGCAGACGATGGTGCTGATGGGCGCAGGCGACACCCTGGGGGACTGTCTGGAATACGCCTACCCCATCTACCTGTCCTCGTTCTTCGTGATCCTCAGCGGGGTCATGTCCGGGATGCTCCGCGGCGAGGGGGCGGCCAAGCGCTCAATGGCAATCCAGGTTGTGGGCGCCCTGGTGAACATAGTCCTGGACCCTGTCCTGATTTACGGACTGGACATGGGTGTGGCCGGTGCCGCATGGGCCACCGTGATCGCGTTCGTCGTCTCCTGCGCCATGGCGTCGTTCTGGTACCTCCGCAGCAGGGAGATGTACATCACAATCCGCAGGTCGGACTACCGTCCGGACGCCAGGGTATGCAGGGGGATCCTCTCGGTGGGGGGCCCCGAGGCCCTGGAGCTGTCGATCATGTACCTGTTCAACATCTTCCTGAACTACATGGTGATCGAGTGCGGCGGGACCGACATGGTGGGGCTGTACTCCACAGGGTGGAGGGTCGCTAACTTCATCCTCATCATAGCGCAGTCCATGGGAGGGGCGATGGTGGCGGTGTGCGCGGCAGAGTACGGCATGAGGAGGTTCGACATGATCTGGGACGCATTCAGGTTCTCTGTGGGGAGGTCGGTGGTGTGGACCATCGTACTTTCCGTCGTTCTGGCACTCGGATCGGGGCTGCTCGCGTCAGTGTTCACCGTCTCGGATGACCTGGCGTACCTCCACGACGAGACCGCCCGGATGTTCCTGTTCTTCGCCCTGTTCCTGCCTGTGATGTCCCTGGTGTACACCGGGTCATCCCTGATGCAGTCCATCGACAAGGCCTCCGGGGCCATGGTCAACTCCCTGGCGAGGAACGTGATCATGAGTCTTGCGTTCCTCGCGGCGACTGTCACCTTCGGAACGCTCACCTCGCTGTGGTGGGCGATGGCGCTGTCGGAGATACTGGGCGGGGTAATGATGGGCGCCCATGCATGGCTGGTTCTGAGGAGGACGGAGGCCCGCGAGGGCGGTGCCCCATCCCCGTGA
- a CDS encoding ribosome biogenesis/translation initiation ATPase RLI encodes MRIAAVLIDRCQNKKCNQECAKFCPLNRTGVECVTFGERGKPIISETLCQGCGICVNKCQFEAVKIIGLADELKEDMIHQYGENSFRLYRLPVPKKGLVTGILGPNGIGKTTAIRMLSGTEIPNLGRYDNPPTKEEVLQHFAGTELHDYLERVYAGKVKVAVKPQYVDKIPLAAKGVVRDLLSKVQDRMTVDEAAELFDLTEVIDRDISKLSGGELQRVAMASTMMKEADVYFFDEPTSYLDIYQRVKMARLIKDLAVDKQVMVIEHDLAILDFLADNVNVVYGSEGAYGVFTLARQVRTAINVYLDGYLPEENIRFRDRPIEFEASPPRGDWQTANLISFKQLNKDFGEFKLDITGGAVRIGESVGIVGPNATGKTTFVKILAGIIEPDSGEMDNKVKVSYKPQYITGDFDGTVQDLLYSKYYDTVNSGFFNGEVVEPLGIKYLMDKQVSKLSGGELQRVAITMCLAAEADIYLFDEPSAYLDSNQRMNAAKTIRRMMEKTGRSAMVVDHDIYFLDMVSDSMMVFGGEPGHHGIGDGPFDMRDGMNKFLSAVDITFRRDADTHRPRINKPDSRLDREQKSKGEYYYA; translated from the coding sequence ATGCGGATAGCGGCAGTGCTGATAGACAGATGCCAGAACAAGAAATGCAACCAGGAGTGCGCCAAGTTCTGCCCCCTGAACAGGACCGGGGTGGAGTGCGTCACATTCGGCGAGAGGGGCAAGCCCATCATCTCGGAGACCCTCTGCCAGGGATGCGGCATCTGCGTCAACAAGTGCCAGTTCGAGGCCGTGAAGATCATCGGCCTGGCCGACGAGCTGAAGGAGGACATGATCCACCAGTACGGCGAGAACTCGTTCAGGCTCTACAGGCTCCCCGTCCCCAAGAAGGGCCTCGTCACAGGTATCCTCGGACCCAACGGAATCGGAAAGACGACCGCCATCAGGATGCTGTCCGGAACCGAGATCCCCAACCTGGGACGCTACGACAACCCTCCCACCAAGGAGGAGGTCCTCCAGCACTTCGCCGGGACCGAGCTCCACGACTACCTGGAGAGGGTCTACGCCGGAAAGGTGAAGGTCGCCGTCAAGCCGCAGTACGTCGACAAGATCCCCCTGGCCGCCAAGGGCGTCGTCAGGGACCTCCTGTCCAAGGTCCAGGACCGCATGACCGTGGACGAGGCCGCTGAGCTTTTCGACCTCACGGAGGTCATAGACAGGGACATCTCCAAGCTGTCCGGCGGAGAGCTGCAGAGGGTCGCCATGGCATCCACCATGATGAAGGAGGCCGACGTGTACTTCTTCGACGAGCCTACCTCCTATCTGGACATCTACCAGAGGGTCAAGATGGCCCGTCTCATCAAGGACCTGGCTGTCGACAAGCAGGTCATGGTCATCGAGCACGACCTCGCCATCCTGGACTTCCTCGCGGACAACGTCAACGTCGTCTACGGTTCCGAGGGCGCGTACGGAGTATTCACCCTTGCCAGGCAGGTGAGGACCGCCATCAACGTCTACCTCGACGGATACCTCCCCGAGGAGAACATAAGGTTCAGGGACAGGCCCATCGAGTTCGAGGCCTCGCCTCCCAGAGGGGACTGGCAGACGGCCAACCTCATCTCCTTCAAGCAGCTCAACAAGGACTTCGGCGAGTTCAAGCTCGACATCACGGGAGGTGCCGTGAGGATTGGCGAGTCCGTGGGAATCGTCGGACCCAACGCCACCGGTAAGACCACCTTCGTGAAGATCCTCGCCGGGATCATCGAACCCGACTCGGGCGAGATGGACAACAAGGTCAAGGTTTCCTACAAGCCGCAGTACATCACCGGCGACTTCGACGGGACCGTCCAGGACCTCCTCTACTCCAAGTACTACGACACCGTCAACTCTGGGTTCTTCAACGGCGAGGTCGTCGAGCCACTGGGCATCAAGTACCTCATGGACAAGCAGGTCTCCAAGCTGTCCGGCGGAGAGCTGCAGAGGGTCGCCATCACGATGTGCCTCGCCGCCGAGGCCGACATATACCTCTTCGACGAGCCGTCGGCGTACCTGGACTCCAACCAGAGGATGAACGCTGCCAAGACGATCAGGCGCATGATGGAGAAGACCGGACGCAGCGCGATGGTGGTCGACCACGACATCTACTTCCTGGACATGGTCTCCGACTCCATGATGGTGTTCGGAGGCGAGCCGGGACACCACGGAATAGGCGACGGCCCGTTCGACATGAGGGACGGGATGAACAAGTTCCTCTCCGCCGTGGACATCACCTTCCGCAGGGACGCGGACACCCACAGACCCAGGATCAACAAGCCTGACTCCAGGCTCGACCGCGAGCAGAAGTCCAAGGGCGAATACTACTACGCCTGA